The sequence TACAATATTGATGAAGATTGGAATTTTTAccgcgtctagttgtgggtggATGAAAAATCGTGAGCTTGAAAATTTGTTACTTTGATATATACACCAAAGCCGAAGGTCAATGCatttttaacttttaatttaattgtcttATTGTGTCATAAAGATGACAAGTACTCTAAAGTGCCCCTTGTAAATATAATGGGCAAAGGAGACATATACTTGGGcccttatatatatatgtggtaGGAAATAAGGCCTTGTAAGAATATTAATTGATTTGTTGCAACAAGTTTATAcacttttacttcttcaagctGTGCATCTAACCTCTTCGTGAAATATCGAACttgcataaataaaatttatcgtcATTTTAGtctccaagtttttttttttataaagaaGCTATCGTTTGTCAgttgattaattttaattatgaatattttggttaattatgagttttttggtccattaacttgtccattttttttgttttggttcattaacttttcaaagtttTGTTTTGGTACAATAACTTTTAGAGAAAACTAcaattttggtcatgtatgtttgccactttgcgatttcgatcatctatgttttcatatttcagtttttagTCATGTGTGTTCCAATTTTTAgcaattttaatctttttttattcgaaaatgtttaTGTGGCACTATGCACGTAAGTTTCACATCAATATTACATTGGTGTCACATCAGCGACACATCGAAAAAGGACTCaaattgccaaaaaaacaaagatagcggactaagtTGAATTCTGAAAATATAGTGGATCGAAATCGCAAATTGACAAATATACAAGACAAAAAAAGCTGTTTacctaacttttaatttttcggTTATTTTGGTCTAATTGCTGACGTGACAGCTCGATTTTACGATGTCACGCCATCATTTTTCGATGTCACGTTAGCATTTTCCGATATCACGTCAGCAATtgaaccaaaatattaaatagcTGAAAACTAAAAGTTAGTATACCAAAACCTaactttgaaaagttaatgaataaaaaaaaaaacaagttaaATGGACTAAAAAATTTATCTtcccttaaaataatattataatccTATGACATGCATGTTCTTTGTTCAATGTGCTCCAGCTCAAAAATCAACAATATTGTGAACTAAGTACTTTGTCAATGCCGGCTTTGGAGTGTTGCATTTGCTGGCGGGTTAAACAATATAATAGCTAGCAGTAAATATTTGAGAAACCCAAGGCAAAGTAAATTAAAACAAAGAGTACTAATTaaatacatatgtatatatgtggAACCCTCTATAAATACATATACGTACGTATCACTATTACATGCAAATCACAACCTTAATTCCCACGAAACATTCTCCAAGAATGGGCTCTCCAACATCTCTAGCATGGCCTCTTTTGATCACTCTCTTCTATTCTGTGCTACTGATCGCCTGCAATGCTGCAAAAGATGGCGACCAAAAGGCAAatactgagaattgtttttGAAACTAACATTTTTCGCATTCATATATTCGATCTCTTTTGAATTTTGATCATATATATCACACAAATCATGTTACAATTTTTTATATGACCATTTTTTTTTACGTACTCTCACGTCGTTAGATTGGAAGGACTCCATATGAATGTATATAGGATCACCCGATCCAATTATATATTTCAGCTGCATCGTGTGTGTAGATAACTCGTTGGTTGTCGTCatctaaatttttatttttattttcatgcaTATATGTCGAGGGAAAATATTTCCAGCTATATGAATGAATTGAATCACACATACAGTGCAGGATGGAATGGAATGGATACAAATTCTTTCATGTGAAGAAATTGTGGTCAAATCGGATTTAGTATAATAAATCTCAAGTGTTCTATAATATCCATTTTCTTTAAATTGAATATTCTGTTTAGTATGAATATATAAGTAATATTATTGTTACATATAGGTGTACATTGTGTACATGGGTGATCTTCCAAAAGGTGAATTATCGGCAGCGGCGCATCATTTGAGCATGTTACAATCCATTATGGGAAGGTTGATATTCAATTTGCATATCCCAGCTCTAACAAAttatattgtttatatttttactattttataatattatggAGAATGTTATTGATGGGTTAAGTagtaaattttattcaaaatagtAGATCACAATAGTTTCTTTgttaaaaaattatgaaataatagttttttttcTAAAGGTTTTGATTTTGTTAATAGGAGAAATAGCAAAATTAGGCCTATAACTTGATCAAACTGTGATTTTGGTTTTCTAATTGTCAAAAAATCTtcttacaatataacaatatttcttctatttcaattttagttttttttttcattttttttattaccgACGTGACATCAGTGTTAGTCATTGTTGAGATGGACATCGACGTCCTATCAATACTTtggtgaaaaaataaaaatacaaaatatataacTTCTAATATTTTGCACTTTTGCTTGAAACTAATTATTTCGATTTTGAATCTACATTTTTAgtaattcttttaatttataaatttggtTGCGTTTGCAAAAGGCCGGCATCGGAATCTTGGCTTTACAGCTACAGAAGAAGCTTCAATGGCTTTGTTGCAAAGCTGACTGTGGAAGAGAAAAACAAAATTGCCAGTAAGTGAGCATTGgttttaattttcataattaattcTAAAAAATCATCGAACTTTATGAGAAAAGAAAGGTTTGCATGGTGTGTGCTTTCTTGCATGATCCATATTTTTGGTTATCCAGGCCTCGACGGAGTCGTCTCCGTGTTCGCTAGCATGAAAAAACAGCTGCACACCTCGAGGTCATGGGATTTCTTGGGGTTCCCCGAGACATCTCCGAGGTCGGCCAAGGAGAGCGATGTCATCGTCGGAATGCTTGACACCGGAATTTGGCCGGAGTCGGCTAGTTTCGATGACAAAGGGCTTAGTCCACCACCAAGCAAATGGAAGGGAAGTTGCCAATCCTCCTCTAACTTCACTTGCAACAAGTAAGCTTATATATGCTCAAACCCTTTATTTGTTACTAATGGTTATTATAATCATGTAAAATACAAAGCCAAGAATTGCATGTGTTTTGAGTTCATTGGGTACTGTTGGTGATTTCCGACTCATCAGAATTCAtgtttaatttcaaaaataattcttacatatatatatatatatatatgattatttggAAAAACTGTAAATATTACTCTGGTATATTTGTTTTCGTTGATTTTGATATCGTCAAATTTCAATCTTAGCCGCTATTTTTATAATTTCGATAATTTGGTCATTTTTTCTTACTTTGAGTTAATGTGATACCTATGCAATACTTACATGGCTCCGATGCTGATGCGTGCAGTGATATGTCAGATATATTAAGTTAATAATAAAGGCATACAAATTATTGAGTTCAATTCTCTAAATAAAACTGATTTTTGGCAGCAAAATCATCGGAGCAAAGTATTACCACAGTGAGGGAGCAATCAGTCCACCAGATATTCCATCTCCGAGAGACTCGGAAGGGCATGGAAGTCACACAGCTTCCACAGCAACCGGGGACTCGGTAGCTGGCGCGAGCTTGTATGGACTTGGATCAGGAACCGTAAGAGGCGCCGCGCCTTCTGCTCGCCTAGCAGTCTACAAAATATGTTGGTCTGATGGTTGTTCGGATGCTGATATTCTTGCAGCATTCGACGACGCAATCGCTGATGGAGTCGACGTGATCTCTATTTCTGTCGGAGGGTTCTTCCCTTCTGATTACTTCGAAGATCCCATCGCCATTGGGGCATACCACGCAATGAAAAACGGAGTGCTCACATCAAATTCTGCGGGAAATTCCGGGCCTGACCCTGAATCCATTGTTAACTTCTCCCCTTGGTCACTCTCAGTTGCTGCGAATGTCATAGATAGGAAATTCTTGGCTAAGGTTCAATTGGGAAATGGTAAAACTTATGAGGTAAGTAGATTTTggccataaaatatttaaacatttGACAATACTGCATAAAATATTAGTCAAATTTTAATATCCAACTTCccttatgtatgtatgtatgtaaaGGGAGTGAGTGTAAACACATTTGACCTCGAGGGCAGCTCGTACCCATTAACCTATGGTGGAGGTTGCGATTCCCTGGACCCCGAAGCAGTGAAAGGTACCGTTGTCCTTTGCGACGTTTTGAATGATTCAGAGCCAGCAGCAGGTGCAAACGCTACCGGAACCATAATGCAGGACGATGGCTTCAAGGATTACGCCTTCTCTTTTCCAATATCAGCTTCATACTTGGGATCAAGCGATGGTGCTGAagtttttcaatatttcaaCTCCACTAGGTATATCATTTCGCAAGACTATAATGGAATTCAAACGTCGAGAAATATTTCATATACATAAAGGAAGCATCTCAAACTTTATATACACCATGTTCCAATAAATAATTTGCTAGCaatatttgatatatgatgCAGTAAACCAATAGCAACCATATTCAAAAGCGCCTCGGTAAACGAGACATTGGCTCCATTTGTGGTGTCTTTCTCATCAAGAGGACCAAATCCCATCACAAAGGGCATCATGAAAGTAAATATATCTTATTTCAAGATTTAACTGACCCGGTTTCATGATTGAAACCCTAAAATATTTTCATTACTTGGCATGCAGCCTGATCTTAGTGCTCCGGGAGTAGACATTCTAGCAGCATGGTCTGAAGCCACAACTGTGACAGGATCACCGGAGGATACTAGGGTTGTACCATATAACATTATATCCGGGACATCTATGTCTTGCCCTCATGCTTCTGGAGCCGCGGCTTATGTTAAATCCTTCAACCCGACGTGGTCTCCCTCCGCCATCAAGTCTGCTTTAATGACTACTggtaattgatttcttcttgaatatAGACCAAGAGATATTTAGGTAATGTTTGAAATAGCTTCTAGTTAGAAAGAACTTCTTGACTTTTTCTTAatagaattttgaaattttgtaaaattttgttaacgaaaagctGAAAAATGATTACTAAATACTCTCAAACGTACAGTACTTTAGAAAGTAACCATGATCAAACTTGAATTCGAAAAAAACGACCTCTATCTAATTAAAAACTTAGAAAGTAACCATGATCAAACTTGAATTCGAAAAAAACGACCTCTATCTAATTAAAAACATGACGTTGTCTTATACTTGTGATCACTCATTTTGTAAGGATTCTACCATGTATCATGTGTTGAGTGAGTACTTAGGGTGTAAACGCAAGCTgattaagtattatttttttccaCATACACCAGCTACTCCATTGAGTGTGAAAACAAACACCGATGCCGAATTCGCATATGGCTCAGGCCAGATCAACCCCCTTCAGGCCAAATCCCCTGGCCTCATATACGACCTGGCAGAATCAGACTACATAAGTTTCCTCTGCGGCCAAGGCTACAGCAGCAAGAACTTGAAACTCATCACGGGAGAAAACATCACTTGCTCCTCGGCCAAAAACGCGACCGTTTACGACCTGAACTACCCATCCTTCGCCCCCTTCGCCACATCAGGCACCTCGGCCAGCGGAACCTTCCATCGGACGGTCACAAACGTAGGCTCCGCGACATCGACATACACATCAATAGTGTTGGCACCATCCGGAGTCAGGATCACCGTCGAGCCGAGCACTCTGACGTTCGAGTCTCTTGGAGAGAAAAAGACCTTTGTTGTCACGGTTACAGCGACTATAGGGGACTCGGTGCAGTCGGGTTCTTTGGTGTGGTATGATGGGGTTCACCGAGTCAGGAGCCCCATTGTAGTTCCCGCTTCagattcttgaatttcattcGAATTTATACGGCGGCTTTCTTGTACGATCTTTACTTAATTGGTTGACATAATTTGTTTATGTGAAGATCGATTATATCAATAAGTCCACTTGATCAGTTGAATGTTTTGTAACGCCTGAGTGTTAAATGAAATGTGATTTACTAAGAAAATAGCTGTTTGTATTGATTCACATTTTTATAATTGGTATAAATATAGTTAGATATTAAATACAAATGATGAGTAAATTATAATTAACaatttttatccaataataaattattaacatTGATATCATTAACAATGAGAAAATCATTGATTTCTTATTTATGTTACTTTTATTTTCTTCCTACGTACTACTAATATGCAGTTATTTATTTTCTAGGTAAATTATACACACATATTGAGTTATCTTGATAGTTTTGTAAACATATTATATGGGGAAAAATATACTATATGGGGAGTTCTACGTACCGCAACGAGTTTGTATAAAATTTTCATTCAAATACAAAAAAGGATAGATAAACTCCgtatgttttgttttgttttgtaataCGATATTCTTAAAAGCATCCATATATTTTGTTTTGGAATgagatataataaaaaaaattatttattggtcgCAATTGGCATAGACTGATCACCCAATAAAAAATGGATCTCATCATTAATTCGTCTGTTTACAACTGTGAAAAGCAGACTTTAAAGAAGCACTCTTTTAACTTTTACTTGAATGCATTATCTTTTCgtacaaaataattaaacacacttTATTGTAACTTGTACAGAATTTTATGCTATTACTATAGCTGGCCTTTTTCTAACCATGTATAAGGCCAGCTGCAGAAGTCACATGTAATGATGTGATTTTGCCATTCCGTAGTCTCGCCTGACACTGCCTATGTATCAACAAAACTCGACAAAAATTTCCTgcctatatttttttaaaaaaagcaagTAATTTCATTATCATTTTTTTCTAAACAGTAAACAAGTAATTCCATTAAAAAAAGAGAGACAGATGTTgtgtattattttataattataaagaTAGACTTATATAATAATTaccttttttatatttatattagggGTGTAGATTTTTTTACAAAGTTTTGAATCCAATATCTTTTCTAATTGTGGGAGATTGATGTCACTTAGGCTAACAAACTTAGGGCgtgtaaataatataattacctagaaaaaaaataaataactgcCTACTAGTAGTAGGAAAAGAAATAATAGTAAATATAATAagaaatcattattttttcattaatGTTTATAATTAAAATGTTAAAGGTTGGGATGTCTTGTTAAATTTTTATAGGAAATTAatactttatttttaatattgtaCAGGAAATCaccgtaatttttttttttttttttaagaatgaaAAAAGGCTGGACCCTTTGGAGCCATATGCAGGGGAAATCAACCTCTATTTAATACCCCTAACCCTCTGAACTTTGTATTTCTGTTTTTCTTAAAAAACGAAACCTTCTTAAATTTGCAAGTTCCCAGGCAACCCATATCACTGAGAATGGCGGAAACCCACAATCACGGCCATGAAAGCTCAAATCACGGCCATGATTGTGGGACGAGCAATCCCTGAAATCACTTGGTTATCAGGGGTGAGAAAGCTATATTTTACCGTTTCCATTGTTTTATTATGCAAATGGGTCCTTCTCCATGATCAATGTGTTGTTgattatatttttctttattcGAGTGGCTCCGATGTAACTTGGAAGCGTTCAATCGATGCGGGGGAAGCGATGATTTGGTAAGAAAATTTTTTTCCCTTAATTTTCAGTGCGCCGAGTTTTATATTCATCTCACATCTGCACACTGTTCATTTGATATAATGTGTTAATAGAACgttaaatttttaaatcatttgcaTTTCGGAGAATTACAAACAGAACAGGAAGATTTAGTTTTGTAGGCTcggtattttttattttctttttttttttgggttgcaAATTTAGAACTATATAGTGTAATTTATTACACTGGAGAGATCTAAAGAACTATAAGTTAGAACTAATTAAGCTTTATGTTCCAAAATCATCACTTGActtgaaagaattgaagattACAAAATCAATAATACACAAATTTACAGAACTGTTAGTGTAGTAACCCACATTATACCTTAAGATGAACCCTGGGGGGAAGGTGggggaagagaggaaattgtTTGTTATTTTCTCTTTGACAATGGAATTTGTTTGTATATTAATTTTCTAGGTTTTAATATGTTTAAAGCTTgaattttgggttattttatttaacattaatTGCATGTTTTTAGCACAAGCGGAATTTAACAGCATAAGAAAATATAAGATggttctttttttctttttttttttaaagatggtTGTTAATAGAATGAGACAAGTTTTCTAGCTAATAAGTGTGTTGAAAGCTAATTTTCAGAGCTCTTCGTACCAGCAAAAACATTTAACGCACACATTGGGTGTGGTGTGGTCTGGTTTCTCTCTTTTAAATTTGAGGGAGGACTTTATGTAAGAGAAGATATAATgaaaacacaattttttttaacaaaaatcaTTCATGAAAATGGAAAGTTTGAATACTCCCGTGAAATAAATTGAAGAAGGACCATTCGTGTAAATGTAAAGTTGAATACGCACTTGAGAATATATCTCTGAAAAATAGTTCTATGAGATTGATCTTGGATGCATAGATTTAATGAAGTATCTTTTTATGTTAATTATGACGAATTTCAAATTCACAATGATTCGATTTGAAATTCATCACCTTTTGTACATGTGTAAAAAATTAAAGTGTAAGCAATAAAGTTTTACTTGATTTTGTtcccaataaaattttgttaCGTGCGGGTTCtttgattaataaaatttaacatattaaaatatgACAAATGAGTCGTAACATTAAGAGGAATCATTGCACAAATTTTTGTTATGAAaattaaagattttaaaaaacAGAAATAAGTTTAAAGAATTTCACTTCGAggtcttttttatttttaaattatcgtGAACCCATGTGGTACTTGTGGagggttttttttattattgatttttaaaaataaaatcgtTGTTAAAGGAATTTTGTTCAATCCTATTAAATCGTTGTTATCATTCAAATGTTTGTATTATTCTTACTAACAATATTATTggggtttttttatttttaatttttttaaaaataaaatatttcaaaaataagtcGTGTACAAAaacatttcaaaaatattttaaaatgttgTCACCTACAGCGGACCTTGCAAAATAATTTTGTAGCGTCAGCTGTTACTGAGAACGGACATTGTCACATAGGCAGCGTTCGCTCCAACTATGGGGACTTCCCCCGGCAAGTCCCCatgcctttttttaaaaaaatttttttaaaattttttaacttgtttttatgatttttttaattt comes from Henckelia pumila isolate YLH828 chromosome 4, ASM3356847v2, whole genome shotgun sequence and encodes:
- the LOC140860709 gene encoding cucumisin-like, with product MGSPTSLAWPLLITLFYSVLLIACNAAKDGDQKVYIVYMGDLPKGELSAAAHHLSMLQSIMGRPASESWLYSYRRSFNGFVAKLTVEEKNKIASLDGVVSVFASMKKQLHTSRSWDFLGFPETSPRSAKESDVIVGMLDTGIWPESASFDDKGLSPPPSKWKGSCQSSSNFTCNNKIIGAKYYHSEGAISPPDIPSPRDSEGHGSHTASTATGDSVAGASLYGLGSGTVRGAAPSARLAVYKICWSDGCSDADILAAFDDAIADGVDVISISVGGFFPSDYFEDPIAIGAYHAMKNGVLTSNSAGNSGPDPESIVNFSPWSLSVAANVIDRKFLAKVQLGNGKTYEGVSVNTFDLEGSSYPLTYGGGCDSLDPEAVKGTVVLCDVLNDSEPAAGANATGTIMQDDGFKDYAFSFPISASYLGSSDGAEVFQYFNSTSKPIATIFKSASVNETLAPFVVSFSSRGPNPITKGIMKPDLSAPGVDILAAWSEATTVTGSPEDTRVVPYNIISGTSMSCPHASGAAAYVKSFNPTWSPSAIKSALMTTATPLSVKTNTDAEFAYGSGQINPLQAKSPGLIYDLAESDYISFLCGQGYSSKNLKLITGENITCSSAKNATVYDLNYPSFAPFATSGTSASGTFHRTVTNVGSATSTYTSIVLAPSGVRITVEPSTLTFESLGEKKTFVVTVTATIGDSVQSGSLVWYDGVHRVRSPIVVPASDS